The following proteins are encoded in a genomic region of Peromyscus maniculatus bairdii isolate BWxNUB_F1_BW_parent chromosome 12, HU_Pman_BW_mat_3.1, whole genome shotgun sequence:
- the LOC143268062 gene encoding uncharacterized protein LOC143268062, protein MSWAWCTVPPATVQERPRTPQHAALRCHQTRGRLRRLRGRCTSASLQRPRPLPRGRSDGRGLGGDCHVTAATAVSSAQSPEPAGGAEAAFAAGRAEAAFAGGSAEERLRQSHSSLRRCKNGLKRLEAWAQLARLHRRTYAPGACLASQGRGRSLWIAPELLREVGPGHVWSYFVIVRKGLAASLRRCGVCRSTPSPPGLNLIHSHVLIT, encoded by the coding sequence ATGTCCTGGGCTTGGTGCACAGTCCCCCCAGCTACCGTGCAGGAAAGGCCAAGGACGCCCCAGCACGCTGCCCTTCGCTGCCACCAGACACGGGGCCGGCTCCGACGCCTAAGAGGCCGGTGCACCTCGGCCAGTCTACAGAGGCCACGCCCCCTCCCTCGCGGCAGAAGTGATGGGCGTGGCCTGGGCGGTGATTGCCACGTGACGGCGGCGACCGCTGTAAGCAGCGCCCAGAGCCCGGAGCCTGCGGGCGGAGCTGAAGCAGCGTTTGCGGCGGGCAGAGCTGAAGCAGCGTTTGCGGGCGGAAGTGCGGAGGAGCGGTTGCGCCAGTCCCACTCCTCACTCCGAAGGTGCAAGAACGGACTTAAACGCCTGGAAGCTTGGGCTCAGCTCGCGCGTCTGCACAGGCGCACTTATGCTCCTGGCGCCTGTCTGGCTTCCCAGGGCAGGGGGCGGAGCCTGTGGATAGCCCCGGAGCTTCTAAGGGAGGTTGGACCCGGGCACGTTTggagttattttgttattgtgagGAAAGGCCTTGCTGCGAGCTTAAGAAGATGCGGAGTGTGTCGATCCACGCCCTCACCTCCCGGTTTAAATTTAATTCATTCCCATGTGTTGATCACCTAG